A section of the Acropora muricata isolate sample 2 chromosome 4, ASM3666990v1, whole genome shotgun sequence genome encodes:
- the LOC136915057 gene encoding cyclic AMP-responsive element-binding protein 3-like protein 3-A, protein MDAFNQAYEGITGLHSFKNTNSSSDCQMLGDKGSRKDRRQDMNLLCKISTLLNKNCSDIKSYPDEDLFDNHEATDASDTEISGEQNFLHASGCEEKMDDMDANILIFNADTEGRVKLSDEEKETFVSEGLPIPNRIPLTKAEERALKRIRRKIKNKLSAQESRRKKKEYVEGLEKRVEACNSENSILQQKVDSLETTVRALLTELNRLRKVALEKESRKRTLKAKSIGTQTGTCLKCHLKKEALDREKNLTAERQKAFRDNAKPYMERLNGLRIKSRD, encoded by the exons ATGGATGCCTTTAATCAGGCATATGAGGGCATAACAGGACTTCACTCTTTTAAA AATACAAATTCGTCAAGTGACTGTCAAATGCTTGGTGACAAAGGCTCCAGAAAAGATCGACGACAAGACATGAATCTCCTGTGCAAGATTTCCACGTTGTTGAACAAG AACTGCAGTGACATCAAAAGTTATCCGGATGAAGATTTGTTTGACAACCATGAGGCAACAGACGCCAGCGATACTGAAATCAGTGGAGAGCAAAATTTTTTACATGCGAGTGGCTGTGAAGAGAAGATGGATGATATG GATGccaatattttgattttcaatgCGGATACCGAAGGCAGAGTCAAACTAAGTGACGAGGAAAAGGAAACATTTGTTTCCGAAGGTCTTCCAATTCCCAACAGGATACCGCTGACCAAG GCTGAGGAAAGAGCTCTCAAACGAATTCgacgaaaaataaaaaataag CTCTCTGCTCAAGAAAGTAGACGAAAGAAGAAAGAGTATGTCGAAGGTTTGGAGAAACG AGTGGAAGCCTGCAACTCGGAGAACAGCATTCTACAGCAAAAGGTCGATTCGTTAGAGACAACAGTCAG AGCATTGCTGACAGAATTGAACAGATTACGAAAGGTTGCTCTAGAGAAGGAAAGTAGGAAGAGGACATTAAAGGCAAAAAGCATTGGAACACAAACTGGGACGTGTTTGAAATG tcatttgaaaaaggAAGCATTAGATAGGGAAAAAAACCTCACCGCTGAAAGGCAGAAAGCTTTCAGAGATAATGCCAAGCCTTACATGGAACGCCTCAATGGACTGAGAATAAAATCACGTGATTAG